ACCTGCCATTATAATGTCATTTCAATGCCAGTGCCACTAAAGGCCTTGAGAAGCAAAGTCTGGAGAAGCCATTAAATTTCAGACAGAAaccaatgcaaaaaaaatgggCTTCCAAAGTGAAAATCCAATTAATTGATGTGTTGACTGTTCTCTGACTCTTTATCCTTTTGaaaatccttggttatttggtTGTCCCTGGTTTTTCATTAAAGCAATATTCCACTAATTCTGCTAATCACCCTTGCAAATCTTTTCCAAAGTGTTTTCATCTTAATAACCGTCTAATCTGATTGTTACAACTCTCCAGGGATATGGTCGGAACCGTGTGCAATAAAATGAGGCTAATCAGTGTTTTCCCCATGTTTCTGTTTGTGCAGCTTAAGATGCACAGCTGCCAATGACTGGGGCAATGGAAGAGTAGCTCTCACAAGGCTTGTGACAACATGGCCGCCCATCGGATCCGAGtgagcaacaacaacaatgccCTGCCTCGCTGCAAGTCAGAGGGAACCTTGATTGACCTCAGCGAGGGACTCTCTGAGGCCAGTCTTACAGATGTCAAAGGTCAGTATTCTCAAAAGTAGGAAATACATTGGAACAAGACATTTTATATCCATTTTTCACACAGATATCCTTTTTATAATCTCAATACACTCAGAAataaaaggtacagtacaggtacattattgttcaatacaataaaagtacaaacaatgtaaatatacatttaaaggtacaacagtgtttttaaagttgtgttctctaaaggtaTGTTACAATCTCTTTTCCATAGAAGAATCAAGTTTTCATTGTAgaagtgtgtaaataaataatacaataaatataagtcttggagatgaaatggggcatatgaaattaACTTCAAAATTttcaattaatatataatatggtACAGTTATTTTCCTtaactaaaagtactgaatGTTTTTCCCCTCTCTTTTGAAGTTACAGTGATGCTTGAACATTTGTGAAACTTGTAGAATGTTCTATATTTCTACATAAATTTGCCCAAAACTTCATCAATGTCCTAAAAGTAGACAGAAAATTTGAAGTTGAAAGTAGAGTCAGGTGTTTTCAGTCAGTGGAATgacaaacaggtgtgagtgggctccctgtttaaataatttaaagtagACAAGTTAATATAAAACTTTTTTGATACCGAAGGAAATTGTAGAATCCCAAAGGAAATTGTAGAACAGGGATCTATCAAAATCTCATCTTAACagcaaatgttttttaaagtgtatcATGGCACCAACAAAGGAGATTTCTGAGGACTTCAGAAGAGTTGAGTGTTGTTGCAAATTAAAGGCCAGGGCTCTCCAAAAAGAACATTACTGCATATCTGCAGTTTGCTAAAGATCACATTGGATAAATGTTTAATGGATGGATGAGAGTAAATTAGATCTTTTTGGTTTTAATGAGAAGCATTATATTTAGAAAAAGGAAAACACTGCATTTCAGCATAAAAACTCATCCCATCTGTGAAACATAGTGGTGGTAATACCATGGTTTGAGCCTGTTTTGCTGCATCTGGGCCAGAAAGGCTTGCCATCTTTGATGGAACAATGAATTCTGAGTTATACCAGCAAATTCTAAAGGTAAACATCAGGACCTCTGATGGTGAATTGAAGAAAATTACCTTAAGAACATAAGTAGTTCTATGAAGAAATGGTTAAAGGAGAATAAATTTAATGATTTAGAATGTCAAAATCCTGACTTGTTCCTATAGAAATGTGGTGGAAGGACTTGAAGCAAGCActtcatgggaggaaacccaggctgTGTTGTACAGAGGAGTGGGCTACAATTCCTCTAAGCCAATGTGCAGGGTCACACCagatactcactcacatacttatgttcttaacaaatatgtaaaattGGATCATTAtcctcaataaataaatgaccaagtttaatatttttagGTCAAATTTATGCAGAAATGTAGAACATTCTAAAGGGTTCACAAACTTTCAAGCACCATTGTAGATACAGCAAGGCATAAACAAAAATTGTAACAGTTGTAAGAAATAAaacacttctctttctctttttttagtgCCTTCTCCCAGTGCCTTGCGGTTGGATACCTCTGCATCCTTTGGGACTGCGCAGGAAGTGGTGGCCATCAAGGATTACTGCCCATCCAGCTTTACCACTTTGAAGTTCTCAAAAGGTGACCACCTCTATGTGCTGGACACATCCGGTGGGGAGTGGTGGTATGCCCACAACAACACAGAAATGGGGTACATTCCTTCTGCCTACGTCCAGCCTGTCAATTATAGGAATTCATATCTCAGTGACAGTGGAATGATTGACAATCTTGGGGACTGCTCAGATGAAGGGGTGAAGGAGATGGACCTCTTGGGGGAGTGGACTGGTGTGAGCCTGAAGCCCCCATTGccttacaacaacaacaatcccTTTTCCATGCATTCTTCAACCAATCCCTTCCTCAACGGCTCAGTACAGGGTGCGCTTGACCAGAACAGCAATGAAAAGGCCAATCAAAATAACAGCATTGATCTACTTCTCTTTGACTCCCTTACTCCTATACCATCTGCTCTCATCTCCACTACCACTAGCAATGGCACTGCTACTTTTTACAATAATGGGAATAGTATTTGTGATGGTATGCCTACCAGCCCCAGTGTAGAACCCTTGCAGATAAGCCGCAAGGACAACCCATTTTTCCGGAGCAAAAGATCCTACAGTTTGTCAGAGTTGTCAATCCTCCAGTCTCAGTCCAATCCTCCATTGCCTTCATCAGGGTTCTTCACAGGTCTTAAGGCACCATCTCCAGAGCAGTTTCAGAGCAGAGAGGACTTCAGGACAGCATGGCTGAACCACCGGAAGTTGGCCCGTTCATGCCATGACCTTGACTCCTTGGGGCAGAATCCAGGTTGGGGACAAACCCAGCCTGTGGAAACTAATATTGTTTGTAAGCTGGACAGCTGTGGTGGGGCAGTCCAACTTCCAGACACTAGCATCAGTATTCACATACCTGAGGGTCATGTCGCAGTGGGAGACACCCAACAGATATCGATAAAGGCTTTACTGGATCCACCACTGGAACTGAACAATGACAGGTGCACCACAGTCAGCCCTGTAGTTGAGATTAAATTAAGCAACATGGAGATCAAATCTTTCATAACCTTGGAGATGAAGATATCTGTTGAAGTAAAAAAAGAGAGCAGACAAGTGGCAAAGGTGATATGTGTGAGAAGCGACTGCAAAGAGGGTCCCTACATCCCTGTACCACAGGCATACATATATGGAGATACAGTTCAGGTCCAGTTGGACAGTCTGGAACCATGTATGTATGTGGCTGTTGTGGTCCAATCCAaccatgttttgtttaattcGACTGTGTGGGATCATGTTGTGAAGAAGGTCACTCTCGGCCTGTATGGACCTAAGCACATTCATCCATCCTTTAAGACTGTGGTTGCCATCTTTGGACACGATTGTGCTCCAAAGACCCTGCTTGTCACTGAGGTAGGCAAGCAGGCTCAGTCTGCTCCACCTGTGGCGCTCCAGCTTTGGGGGAAGCACCAATTTGTTCTCGCTCGGCCTCAAGACCTTCAGATAGGCATGTATTCCAACATGTCCAATTACGAAGTGAAGGCAAGTGATCAAGCCAGGGTGGTAAGAGGATTCCAGGTTAAACTTGGCAAAGTCAGCCGTCTCATTTACATGATC
This window of the Hoplias malabaricus isolate fHopMal1 chromosome Y, fHopMal1.hap1, whole genome shotgun sequence genome carries:
- the LOC136678738 gene encoding SH3 domain-binding protein 4-A-like; amino-acid sequence: MAAHRIRVSNNNNALPRCKSEGTLIDLSEGLSEASLTDVKVPSPSALRLDTSASFGTAQEVVAIKDYCPSSFTTLKFSKGDHLYVLDTSGGEWWYAHNNTEMGYIPSAYVQPVNYRNSYLSDSGMIDNLGDCSDEGVKEMDLLGEWTGVSLKPPLPYNNNNPFSMHSSTNPFLNGSVQGALDQNSNEKANQNNSIDLLLFDSLTPIPSALISTTTSNGTATFYNNGNSICDGMPTSPSVEPLQISRKDNPFFRSKRSYSLSELSILQSQSNPPLPSSGFFTGLKAPSPEQFQSREDFRTAWLNHRKLARSCHDLDSLGQNPGWGQTQPVETNIVCKLDSCGGAVQLPDTSISIHIPEGHVAVGDTQQISIKALLDPPLELNNDRCTTVSPVVEIKLSNMEIKSFITLEMKISVEVKKESRQVAKVICVRSDCKEGPYIPVPQAYIYGDTVQVQLDSLEPCMYVAVVVQSNHVLFNSTVWDHVVKKVTLGLYGPKHIHPSFKTVVAIFGHDCAPKTLLVTEVGKQAQSAPPVALQLWGKHQFVLARPQDLQIGMYSNMSNYEVKASDQARVVRGFQVKLGKVSRLIYMISSRNADELSDFTLRVQVKDDQDCILAQFCVQTPQPPPKTGIRANGQRRFLKKKEVGKIILSPLAITTKYPQFQERCITNLRFGKLIKTVIRQTKNQYLLEYKKGDVIALLSEEKIKLKGQLWTKEWYIGYYQGKTGLVHVKNVLVLGKVKPIYFCGPDLTTTMLLEQTLKPCKFLTYIYASVRTVLMENVGNWRSFADALGYGNLPLTYFCRAELDSEPEKVASVLEKLKEDCNNMEIKEKKSFQKELMTALLKMDCQGLVCRLILDFVLLTTAVEVASRWRELAEKLARVSKQQMDAYEAPHRDRTGVVDSEAMWKPAYDFLLTWAAQIGDSYRDVIQELHLGLDRMKNPITKRWKHLTGCLILVNCLDMLRSSAFSPAPQDDFAI